A genomic segment from Castor canadensis chromosome 1, mCasCan1.hap1v2, whole genome shotgun sequence encodes:
- the Smpdl3a gene encoding cyclic GMP-AMP phosphodiesterase SMPDL3A: protein MALLGAFLCCLLAAWHASPGLGLPLAPAVGGCPARAAGQFWHVTDLHLDPTYHITDDHTKVCASSKGANASNPGPFGDVLCDSPYQLIMSAFDFIKNSGQEASFMIWTGDSPPHVPVPELSTDTVIKVITNMTTTVQNLFPNLQVFPALGNHDYWPQDQLPIATSKVYNAVAKLWKPWLDEEAISTLSTGGFYSQKVTCNPNLRIISLNTNLYYGPNIVTLNKTDPANQFEWLEKTLNSSQQNKEKVYIIAHVPVGYLPFSSGIPAMRQYYNEKLIDIFRRYSSVIAGQFYGHTHRDSIMVLSDEKGSPVSSVFVAPAVTPVKGVLQRETNNPGVRLFRYEPGDYTLSDMLQYYLNLTEANLKGESNWKLEYVLTQTYGIEDLQPQSLYGLAKQFSMLGSQQFTKYYNYFFVSYDSSAICDKKCKALQICAIMNLDHISYVDCLKQYYIKNNN from the exons GACAGTTTTGGCATGTGACTGACTTACATTTAGACCCTACTTACCACATCACAGATGACCACACCAAGGTGTGTGCCTCATCCAAAGGCGCAAATGCCTCCAACCCTGGCCCTTTTGGAGATGTCCTGTGTGATTCTCCCTATCAACTTATTATGTCAGCATTTGATTTTATTAAGAATTCAGGACAAGAAGCATCTTTCATGATATGGACAGG GGATAGTCCACCTCATGTTCCAGTACCTGAACTCTCAACAGACACTGTTATAAAGGTGATTACCAACATGACAACAACCGTTCAGAACCTCTTTCCAAACTTGCAGGTTTTCCCTGCACTGGGCAATCATGATTACTGGCCACAG GATCAGTTGCCGATAGCCACCAGTAAGGTGTACAATGCTGTAGCCAAGCTCTGGAAGCCATGGCTAGATGAAGAAGCTATTAGTACTTTAAGCACAG gtGGCTTTTATTCACAGAAAGTTACATGTAATCCAAATTTGAGGATCATTAGTCTAAACACGAACTTGTACTACGGCCCAAATATCGTGACCCTGAACAAGACAGACCCAGCAAATCAGTTTGAATGGCTGGAAAAGACATTGAATAGCTCTCAGCAAAATAAGGAAAAG gtATACATTATAGCACATGTTCCAGTGGGCTATCTGCCCTTTTCAAGTGGTATCCCAGCAATGAGACAATACTATAATGAGAAATTGATAGATATTTTTAGAAGATACAGCAGTGTCATTGCAGGACAGTTCTATGGACATACTCACAGAGATAGCATTATGGTTCTTTCAGATGAAAAAG GAAGTCCAGTAAGTTCTGTGTTTGTGGCTCCTGCTGTTACACCAGTGAAGGGTGTTTTGCAAAGGGAGACCAACAATCCTGGTGTCCGACTGTTTCGGTATGAGCCTGGTGATTACACATTATCG GATATGTTGCAGTACTATTTGAATTTGACAGAAGCAAACCTAAAGGGGGAATCCAACTGGAAGCTGGAATATGTCCTGACTCAGACCTATGGCATCGAGGATTTGCAGCCACAGAGTTTATATGGATTAGCTAAACAATTTTCAATGCTAGGCAGCCAGCAGTTCACAAAATATTACAATTATTTCTTTGTGAGTTACGACAGCAGTGCAATTTGTGATAAGAAATGTAAGGCCTTGCAAATTTGTGCAATTATGAATCTTGATCATATTTCCTATGTGGATTGCCTCAAACAATATTATATAAAGAACAATAACTAG